One Arachis hypogaea cultivar Tifrunner chromosome 18, arahy.Tifrunner.gnm2.J5K5, whole genome shotgun sequence genomic window, TTGCAGACGAGGTTGTCCAAAGTTTTTCAAACATAGCTCGGGTGGAAGAAGCTGGGGATGTGGGAGTTGATCAGTTTCTTCAGGTTAGTTTGTCTTAATGACTTGTGTTAATCAAATATTTGTATTATAGTCTTTTATAAAGTTAAATTTGTAATTTCAGGTGTTGGGTTTTCGTTTGGCCTGTATTGGCCGAAGTCAAgagaaaaagcacaagaaaattGTTACTGAGACTGAACAGCATGCTGTTTTGAAAGAGCAACTGACTTCAAAGGAATTAGTCCTAATTGAACTAAAGAAAAAtgtttctgatttggaaaagGAGTTAAAAGTTGAGAAAGAGAGTCGTGAAAAGGTTGCCGAGctgttaaaaaaagaaagaaactgaCCTTGAAGACATAAATAAACAAGTCATCGAGCTGACCGTACAAATGAAGGAGTTTGAAGCAAGTAAAGAAGGTGATATTCTTGATGCGTTTGCTGAAGGCTTTGAACGAGCTATGACTCAGGCGAAGTTTCTTATGCCTGATGGGGACTTTTCACCAATGGACCCGAGTAAAGTGGTTCGGGATGGTCAGCTTGTAGATGATGAAGAGGTGATCGAAGAAGGGGTGACAATTTAATTAACTAGTTGTTTTAtgtaatttttgttgtttttgcttttattttggGAACCATGGCCCATGACTGTGTTATTTTGTTTAAGGAATCTGTGTAATTAGGTTTTGGATAATCCTAATTACTCTGTCTGACACCCATGAAAGGGGTTTGTGAACTGTATTTTGAGGATTGCTCTGCATATTATCCGTTTGGTCTGTTAAGAGGAGTAATTTGTAATGTGATAACAAATTTCCTCATGATTCTTATTGGTAAATTGAAGAATAGGTTTAAAAAGAACATGCTAAAAAATGTTGTAAATATGGGTAAGTGTTATTCAAAGCAGTACCTTAACAACTTAATCCAGGCAGACTAGCCTCATTAAAACCTCCTTGAGCAAAACCCTTTTGGAAAAAATCTCAAGTGAGGAAAAAGAGTACTAGCATTCTGCTTCGTCTTAACTGTAATATTGCTTTAAAGAATTGATATTCCATGTACTTGGGAGTCTAGTACCATCCAGATGCTCTAGTCTGTAAGCTCCTCTTCCGAGGACTTCGAATATGCGGTAAGGACCATCCCATGTTGCTGCAAGCTTTCCATGGGACGATGGTCGGCGAGCTTCTTCAGTTTTTCTCAGCACCAGATCGCCAATGTTGAAGGATCTTGGTTGCACTCATTTAGCATGTCGTTGGCCAAGCCGCTGTTGTAAAGCTCGGTGGCGAATGGCTGCTGTATTCCTAACTTCTTCTATTAAGTCGAGCTCTGCTTGGCGTGCTTGATCATGATTCTCTGCTTGCGTTCGCAAGAATTGTTGTGAAATTTCCAGGGGAATCATTGCCTCAGACCCATATACCAAGCAGAATGGGGTTTCTTTAGTGGATGTGTGTATTGTAGTGTTGTATGACCATAATACTTCTGGAACCAGCTCAGCCCAGAGTCCTTTGGCGTCGTCGAGCTTTTTCCTCAAAGCGTGCAGGAGGACCTTATTAGCGGCTTCAGCTAAGCCATTAGATTGTGGGTGTTCCACAGATGAGAAGTGCTGGTTTATCTTTAGATTCTgccaaaaatctttaaaattatggTCAGTAAACTGCCGACCATTGTCAGTGACAATATGGCAAGGAATACCAAATCGGCATATGATATATTTCCAAACAAAGGATATCATCTGGGAGGATGTGATTCTTGCCAAGGGTTGTGCTTCAATCCACTTGCTGAAATAGTCGATAGCAACTACCAAATACTTCATCTGTCTAGGTGCAGTGGGAAATGGGCCAAGGATATCGATCCCCACTGGTTGAATGGCCAGCTTACTACTGACTGGTGAAGATGCTCGGCTGGAATGTTGATGATCGGTGCGTGCTTTTGACATTGGTCGCAAGTTCTGACCTTCTTTCTGCTGTCCTCCCACAGCGTCGGCCAGAAAAAACCAGCTCGAAGTATTTTCTGTGCTAGGCTTCTTGCCCCCGAGTGTATCCCACAAATGCCTTCATGAGCTTCAGCTAACGCGAGATCAGCTTCAGTCCTGTCCAAACATTTCAAAAGTGGTCGGGAGTATCCCCGCCTATATAGAACATTATTCATTAAAGTGAAGAAAGAGGCTTGTCGTCAGAATCTTTTCTTATCTGAGATTCCTTCCGGAACAGAGCCATCTTGTAGGTACTGTATATAAGGTAGTTGCCAACTTTCTTCATTAGAAATGTTTAAAATGCTAATGGTATGTATGCTCGGCTTATCTAAAGTCGATTGCAGTAATGTTGCTGTGTGTGCTTGTGTGGTGGCTAACTTTGATAGAATGTCGGCCCTATTATTTTGGTATCTAGGAATGTGGTGAATTTCGATTTTTGGAAAACTGTTTATCAACTGTTGAACAAtgtctaaatattttaataaaacttGATCTTTAGTTTGAAAAACCTGATTTACTTGCTGGACGACTAACAAGGAATCACAGTAGACCTTTAAGCTGGTAATGTGTAAATCAATGGCTAACCTGAGCCCAGCGACGAGGGCTTCGTATTCAGCCTGGTTATTGCTTGCTTTAAAGGAGAACCGGAGAGAATGCTCGAGGATTATACCCTCCGGACTTTCTAATAATATTCCCGCCCCTGGCCTCTGGGGGTTTGAAGCTCCATCCACAAACAAGGTCTAGTCTGAGTTTTCTTCTTCCAGACATGGCTGGGTGAGCTCAGCAACAAAATCGGCTAAGTACTGGGACTTGACGGATCCTATCAGTTGGTATTGAATATCAAATTCTGAAAGCTCAATGGCCCATTTGATAAGTCTGCCTGCTAATTCGGGCTTGGAGAGGATCTGCCGAAGAGGTTGTTCAGTCCGGACGATGATGGTGTGTCCCTGGAAGTATGGTCGGAGCTGTCTTGACGAGGTTACCAAGGCTAGTGCGAGCTTTTCCAACCTTGGGTAGCGAAGCTCGGCGCCTTGTAGTGACTTGCTTACAAAGTAGATCGGCTGTTGACCCATGTCCGTTTCTGTTACAAGGACAGAACTAATTGCCACATCAGTAATAGACAAGTATATATATAATGGCTCATTGACCTTTGGCTTTTGTAAAAACAGGTGGTTTTGAaagaaattgttttaaattttgaaatgcaGCTTCACAGCTTTCAGTCCATTCAAAATGTTTTGTATTCTTTTTTAAGCATTGGAAAAAACTAAAAGACTTTAATGCTAAACAGGGTAGAAATCTTGATAAAGCTGTCAGCCGTCCTGTTAGCCGTTGAACCTCCTTTAGTGTTGTTGGACTTTTCATATCAAGTATCGCCTGACATTTTtcgggatttgcttcaattcctcggcTGGTGAGGATGAATCCAAGGAATTTTCCTCCGTGGACACCGAAAACGCACTTTTTAGGATTTAATCTCATGTTATATCGTCGGATTTGCCCAAAAATCTCGGCTAGGTCGTGGATATGAGAGTTGCCGACCATGGTTTTGGCGACCATGTTGTCCACATAAACCTCGATATTCCGACCTATCTGGTTctcgaagaccttattcattaatcgcTGATATGTTGCTCTTGcattctttaaaccaaaaggcataacaTTATAGCAGTAATTACCATATTCGGTTAtgaaggcagttttctcttggtcagATGGATGCATGagaatctggttataaccagagtatgcgtccataaaactCAAGGAACCATAACCACAAGAGTTGTCAACTAAAGTGTCAATGCAACGTAAAGGATAAGCATCTTTAGGACATGTCTTATTTAAGTCAGTGAAATCGACACACATGCGCCACTTACCGTTACTCTTTTTTACCATAACAACATTGGCGAGCCATGTTGTGAATCTGATTTCTCGGATGAAGTTAGCAATAATGAGCTTTTTAACCTCCGCCAGGGATGCAAGGCATTTTTCTGTGTCgagatttcttttcttttgtgaGACTGGCCGAGCTTCTGAATTAATTGCCAACTTGTGCGTAATAACAGATGGGTCTATCCTGGGCATATTGGCAAGGGTCCAAGCAAATAAATCAGCATTCTCACGCAAAAATCTTACAAGTGAGTCTCTCTCTTCCGTACTGATCGATGTCCCCACAAAGGTGAATTTCATGGGATCCTCGGTTAGAGGGACCTTTGTTAAATCCTCATTTGGCATAGGCCGATCTTCAAAGTCAGCTCTTGGATCTATTTCTGTCAATCTCGGCTGGTCGGGTTGTATAGAGTTGACTTGCGCCATGTTGCTCTTTTTGATCGGCTTCAAGCTTGTATTATAGCATTGCCGAGCTTCATGGAGGTCGGATAGTTGCTACTAAATTATCCTGCACAGAGAACTTAACACAAAGGTGAACAGTAGACACGATTGCTGCAAATCTATTTAAAAATGGTCTACCTAATATAAGATTATAAGGACTAAAGCAGTCGACAACAAGATATTGAATGTCTTGTGTCTTAAATAATGGTTGCTCaccgagtgtggtttgtaaccacacggAATCCAAAACAGGGACTCGCTCCCCTAAAAATCCGACCAAGTTCCCATGGTATGGTTGCAAAATGTTGCTACTTAGCTTCATTTTTTCAAACGTCGTAAAAAATAACACATCGGCACTGCTTTCGGGATTGAGAAGTACTTTGCGGACTATTAAGTCCCCTAACTGAACAGAAATTACCACTGGATCGTCATAATTAGCATCGGTATGATTAAAGTCCGTTGAACGGAAAGTCATCTCTGGGAAGTCTTGAATAGGCTGAGGAACTTTAAGAGCATCTGTGACTGCCAACATGGCCCTGTAAGTTCTTTTTCGGGCCGAGCTTGTATGTCCGCCTCCTGCATATCCTCCTGAAATACAATTGATAATTCCTCTGGGTTGGGCTGGCGCTTTATCTTTTTCCTTTGATGAGGGACTTGCTGCAGAGGGGTCGGAAGCCGAGGTTACTTTCTTCTGCATGTGTCCTGCAATAAACTTGTCGAGGTGGCCTTGTCTTGCGAGGCGCTCGAGGAGATCTTTAGCGATCACACATTCATTAGTTGTGTGCCCGTGTTTCTGATGAAAAGTGCAATATTTGGATTTATCAACTGTTTTGGACTCCGGGTAAGTGCCAGCTTTACGAGGTGGCTTGATTAGTTTGGAGTTGAGTATTTATTTGATAATGTCATCCCTCTTTGCATTGAACTGGGTATACGACTCGTAGCGGGGAACGGGCTTAAAGGCTTTCTTACTATCCCGAGGTTTATCCTCATCCTTGATAGTAGCTGATTTTTCTGCTTTTCGGGCTTGCCGAAGTTCTTTAACGTCTATCTGTCCCTTGGCTTTTTCGTGAAATTCTGCCAAGGTTTTCGGTTTGGACACAGCAATTGTCTCTTGGAATTTGCCCGGACAAAGGCCGCTTTTAATGGCATGGAGATGGACTTCAGGATGAAGATCGGGGATTCTCATGGCGACCTTTGTAAAACGGGTAATATAATCCTTCAAGCTTTCTTGTGGGCCCTGTTTGATGGTCGTCAGGTAGTCAAAATCATGCAGGTATATTGCCGATGCTGCAAAGTGATCTTCAAACTGCTTGGCCAATTCCTGGAAACGCGATATTGAATCTGCAGGCACAGAGCAAAACCAGTCAAGTGCAGGACCATCTAAAAAGGATGGAAAACAACAGCATAAAATAGGGTCGGATGCACCGTTAATGATCATAATAGATCGGAATTTTTTAATATGCTACTTCGGGTCTCCTAACCCATCATATGGGGTTAAAGTCGTTGGCAGGGTGAACTGTCTGGGGAGTTGAAAATTCATTATGTCGGCCGTAAATGGGCCAGCGGAGTTGTCGTGCTCCTCTTTCTCAGCGTCTGGTTGGGCTTCTTCGGTTCGATGGGCCTCTTCATCCTCCTGCTGAGGTGTTTCAGAAACATGGGTCGGTGTTGATTGACGCTCATGATTTTCCTCTCGGTTATGATGATCATTGTTATGCTCTAACCGAGCATTAACTAGTTGCGCGATTTGATCCTGCATTCTTTGATTTTCCTCCGCCATTCGTTGATTTGCTTGTTGAAGCTCGGTTACCATCCGTAGGAGCTCGGATGAGGTAGGGGGAGGAACATCAGCCATGAATGTATTTTAAGGGTGTTTTGGGACCTTTTGCGAATGATATTTCAAGCTTgttcggccccacggtgggcgccaaatgttcttgCCTGGCTATTCCGAGGTGTAGCTCGTCCTCTGATAAGGTCGGTGGACTTCTCGAGTGGACCAAGATATACGTCGGTAATTGACGAACGGCgagggtgggtacctgcaaaggcactccgacgctcaagttagtgtAAAGTGGATAATAGATCTTATTTTGGAAAGAGTGACCTACCTTCCTCAGCTTTCTCGTCTGCTTTATATTAGCAGAAAAGGTCGGCCGTTTTCCTTAGGTTGTAACGCCCAGTTAGAGGATTAATTGTAAATCCGACGTTATTGATTTAAGGTTGTTTATGGCCATTATGAAATCGTCGGTTATGATTGGGTCTCAGGCGTTACCGAGCTATAACTTGTAACCGATGTTTACTGGTCATatcaatatttttagttattaatttaatttttttagtctaacaatctaataatatatttttaacttatatttataaatattgttAACTAATTactagataaaaataataaattttacttattttttagcattcttctattatcaatcttttttataattaatttagtatcAATCTCCTTTATTTATCAATCCGGAAGCATAATCATAACTTAGTGaaattaaactcttttatttTGATGCGGATTattgggttatatatatatatatatgaattgaacTCCTATAAACTCCACAAAATTGgcgaataattaatcaataaattaattttttaataaaaaaattagaaatacaaattttatagtttaattggatagagctaattaaaacaaaaattttgacactaactTTAAAGAATTCggtccaagattgggccgaacgagCCAAATCGGGCCCAAACCAAGCCTGTGAACCCAACCGACCCATTAAATAAATGAGTATAAGCTCCTTCCCTTTCCATTTCTGCATGAAAAACGCGTTGGAAAGCTAGCAAAAAGGGGAAAGAACACCTTAAGTTCCAAAACCCTATTCCAATTTAAtcctccataacttttgatccggaactccgattgtcgcaccgtttacggccacgtgaccacagcgtcgagctctacaaagttcGGAATATTATGAGGTAAGAAAGCCATGTTTTCTTCCTTAATTTCTTCACCTTCAGTTTCGAAATTTATGAACAAATGTAttgaaaattgttaaattttggtGTTTAAGTTCGAATTGGTTTGAGAGAAACGCTTAATCTTGCTTCATTGGTTCTTGAATAAGGTGAGAATCCTAAAACTCTAGCTAACtcattgatttttatgatttgggTATTAAATTTtggatatatatatgtgtgtgtgtgtgtgagagagagagagagagaaaatgtgaatTAGGTTTGTGTATAAGTAAATTGGATTGATTGTACACATACATTGGTGGTTTGGTGGAGTTTGGATGTCATTACTTTGGAAATTTTGGATCCTTGGAGCTGTGTTGGTGCCTCTTTGGTGGTGTTTCGGATTATACGTAAAAatcggccaagatatggtttaggtttcacgtttttaatatataatgttctgtgaaaacttagactagatgaccataggataggttagaATGCATGAAAACGTTCAATGCTTAGCACccttgatgatgattatgatgtgaATTGTATATGTGTTGGATGATTGTTGTGTATATTGGTAATAGTATGTCAATTAGTGAGTTGGTGGTGAATGATAGGAAGATATAAAGATATATATTGAGTAAGTGGTTATGTGTTAATGTTGTTGATGAAAAATGATGAAATTAGGTTGACATTGTGTAATAACGAGGTATGATTGAAGGTCGTGTGATATGAACAATTTAGTGCAGTGTTGGTGTGCGTTGATATATTGTTGAGTTGATTGTTGGTATGGAAGTTAGGTTTTGAGTTTCGTTttaatgaaaattgaggtttgaaGGTTTTTATGTAAAACTGATTTTTAGTCAAACTTTGGCCagccataactcggcttccggacccccaaattattttaaatttgttttatatgaaaattggatCTGTGAAGTTTACGCGATCTGCAGGttttgagaattagtcaaaatttttgataaaacgtaggcccacgcgtacgcatgaccgggGATTTCTACGTACGTAAAACTCCTTTACGCGACCATGTGTTCTAGTTTGCCGCGCatgctgataaaccccatttttagggtttatcttgtgttgaatttagagggttttgtcaacttttctcccatgtatccaatgaaatagcatggttttgtaaattctcctttaattgtgcttaagagtgaaaacatgctttttaggacttaaaatagctaaatttaattcaccttgattccattagataccttgatgtgtttgctaagtgatttcagatttaggaggcaaagattggattgagggaatgaagaaaaaacatGTAGAAatagagaactcatgaagaaatgaaggaatcaccAAAGCTGTTAAGCccaacctcttcgcacttaatcgataataacttgagctacagaggtccaaatgaggcagttctagttgcgttggaaagataacatccggggctttaaaaatgatataagattttccatagttgccTGGCGCTTAGAGATGTACATGCGTgatgtacgcgtatgcgtgggaagctgcacgtgactcactgaagaattttgggcccaatccaactcatttctgatgctatttaacccaaggattgaagagggatgaaacacttagacacttagacacttcTTCTCTTGCTTAATTTTCTCTTCCATCTTTAATTGTTCCCTTGTAGTTGTAGCATTCTACTTCTCTTGTAGtttctttgtattgttagttgtagtttatgaattcttttgtagatctacatttcttcttcaatacaattggtaagttctttgttgtttcataattgttttgatttcctattattgatctcttgcctttgtagttagatctctctttaattcttacaattcatgttgtttacttttattgcctactatgtgtttgttgaaatgcctcttttagttatgagttagattttgttcctcttggatttGGTTcggtaattagtgactcttgagttgtcaaactcctttgttgattgataattagaagtttctaattgatttgaatgccactaaagctagcctTTCATtatgagttggctaggacttgtggactcaagttaatccatccacttgactttcctccatggttaggggttaactaagtgggagaaatgaataattctcatcacaattgataaggatagctaagatgggacttctagttctcataccttgccaagagcttttcttaatttttagtttgtttccttttccatttacatttcttgattcttatctcaaaaaccccaaaacatacctctaaccaataacaagaacactttattgcaattcctagggagaatgacccgaggtttgaatactttggttattttcattagggtttgttttagtgacaaccaaatttttgtatgaaaggattattgttggtttagaaactatacttgcaacgagatttcattagcaaaattctataccatcaattttCCTCTCATCACATGCATACGCATAAAGGAGACTGCGTACGCGAAATGGGCCAAAATGcacacccacgtgtacgcgtggcccaCACATACGCGTGACTTTTCAGAAATGCACTCCCAAACGTACGTgtggcccacgcatacgcgtgacttttCAGAAATGCACTCCCAGACGTACACGTGACCCCTGTTTTTAGCAAATGAGTTTTGTGTTTTTAAAGCTTAATTTTGGatcctctaaacctctattttcattcctttaacCCTAGATTTTGTTAGTAAGCCTAGTATTGAGATAAAGCTAGGAATAGGTGGTAACCTGGAGATGAAGAAAGTGCGACTCCAAGAGATGGTgaaaggtgaggatccccttccttgttcctcctggtattaTAAAATCGCCCCTagtgagatggtgggaggttaggatcccctcctttgttcctactgggcatatgagaacgtacctcctaggtagatgtaagggttgtGGTCTCGCCCCATGTAAGAGCTCGAGCTTTTCACGCAAAAtcgtttttataaaaataataatttttagtgccCGGGATAGATTTAAATTTTAgatgttttaatttgaaaataaaaaggtgaaatttggtttcaataaatttttctgagtcagaaaatgtattttctacgAAAAGCTGAGAAAAACCACGAACCGGCGGTCGAACCGGTTTAAGTTTGTCCAGTATCGCATATTTTgggaaaataagattttaaaaattggttTATTATTTGAAAgggtaaaaataatttagaattgaaaaccgggtactaatcttaaaggttttggtccaaagtgggccaaacggactaaaaacgctaacggattggaccgAGCCCAAACCGGGCCTT contains:
- the LOC140181285 gene encoding uncharacterized protein; protein product: MLAVTDALKVPQPIQDFPEMTFRSTDFNHTDANYDDPVVISVQLGDLIVRKVLLNPESSADVLFFTTFEKMKLSSNILQPYHGNLVGFLGERVPVLDSVWLQTTLGEQPLFKTQDIQYLVVDCFSPYNLILGRPFLNRFAAIVSTVHLCVKFSVQDNLVATIRPP